From a single Rutidosis leptorrhynchoides isolate AG116_Rl617_1_P2 chromosome 5, CSIRO_AGI_Rlap_v1, whole genome shotgun sequence genomic region:
- the LOC139850490 gene encoding amino acid permease 4-like, with product MLPRSRTMPSRIHHGVVVEERQDIMNYSQVEARTNVDTETQAMSIETSYSKSFDDDGRLKRTGTLWTASSHIVTAVIGSGVLSLAWAIGQLGWVAGPIIMILFAFVILYTSNLLSQCYRSGDPVTGPRNYTYMDTVKAHLGGRKVKICGMIQYANLFGVAIGYTIAASVSMMALKRSNCFHKSKGKDPCHMSSNGYMITFGIIEILFSQIPDFDQVWWLSIVAAVMSFTYSFVGLALGIVETTENKEIKGSLTGISIGAVTHGGTVTATQKLWRSFQALGAIAFAYSYSVILIEIQDTVKTPPAEYKTMKKATCLSIFVTTTFYMLCGCMGYAAFGDEAPGNLLTGFGFYEPYWLLDVANMAIVVHLVGAYQVYCQPLFAFVEKWSAKRWSKSNFVTAEYDFPIPFYGVFQVNLFRVVWRTTFVIITTVLAMLLPFFNDVVGLLGAIGFWPLTVYFPIEMYMSQKKIKKWTSQWVGFQILSFGCLLVSVAAAVGSVAGVVLDLKTYKPFKTSY from the exons GTTGAAGAAAGGCAAGACATTATGAACTATTCACAAGTCGAAGCTCGAACTAACGTTGATACCGAAACTCAAGCAATGAGCATCGAAACTAGCTATTCAAAGAGCTTCGACGATGATGGCCGTTTGAAGCGTACTG GTACCTTATGGACGGCATCATCACATATAGTCACTGCGGTGATAGGTTCAGGAGTCCTATCACTGGCATGGGCTATTGGGCAACTCGGTTGGGTTGCTGGACCGATTATCATGATCCTGTTCGCTTTTGTTATTCTCTACACTTCAAATTTGTTATCACAATGTTATAGGTCCGGTGACCCTGTCACCGGACCTAGAAACTATACCTACATGGATACTGTCAAGGCTCATCTAG GGGGACGTAAGGTGAAAATATGCGGAATGATACAATATGCCAATTTATTCGGTGTCGCAATTGGTTACACAATTGCAGCTTCGGTTAGCATGAT GGCTCTAAAAAGATCAAATTGTTTTCACAAAAGTAAGGGGAAGGATCCATGCCATATGTCAAGCAATGGGTACATGATAACTTTCGGGATCATCGAAATACTTTTTTCTCAAATCCCTGATTTCGACCAGGTGTGGTGGCTCTCGATTGTTGCGGCTGTTATGTCGTTCACTTACTCTTTTGTTGGTCTTGCACTTGGAATTGTAGAAACAACAG aaaataaggaaatcaaaggaAGTTTAACTGGTATAAGTATAGGAGCAGTAACTCATGGTGGAACAGTTACTGCCACACAAAAGTTATGGAGGAGTTTTCAAGCATTAGGAGCTATTGCATTTGCCTACTCTTATTCTGTCATTCTCATTGAAATTCAG GATACGGTTAAAACACCTCCGGCTGAGTACAAGACGATGAAAAAGGCTACTTGTTTGAGCATTTTTGTCACGACAACATTCTATATGCTTTGTGGGTGTATGGGTTATGCTGCATTCGGAGATGAGGCCCCAGGGAATCTTCTAACTGGATTCGGGTTTTATGAACCTTATTGGTTACTTGACGTGGCCAATATGGCCATCGTTGTACATCTTGTTGGAGCTTATCAG GTTTATTGCCAACCATTATTTGCATTTGTTGAAAAATGGAGTGCAAAAAGATGGTCCAAGAGTAATTTCGTGACAGCAGAATACGACTTCCCAATTCCCTTTTACGGCGTTTTTCAAGTTAACTTATTTCGCGTTGTTTGGAGGACTACTTTCGTAATCATTACAACGGTCTTAGCTATGTTGTTGCCTTTCTTCAACGACGTTGTTGGATTACTTGGAGCTATAGGGTTCTGGCCATTGACTGTTTACTTCCCTATTGAAATGTATATGTCTCAAAAGAAAATCAAAAAATGGACAAGTCAATGGGTCGGGTTTCAAATACTTAGTTTTGGATGCCTCTTGGTTTCGGTTGCTGCGGCTGTTGGATCGGTTGCGGGTGTAGTTCTTGATTTGAAAACTTACAAGCCATTCAAGACTAGTTATTAA